The following coding sequences lie in one Trypanosoma brucei gambiense DAL972 chromosome 7, complete sequence genomic window:
- a CDS encoding trans-sialidase, putative: MEELHQQMHMPISRLLLIFTAVCHCCTLTSKAAGKGTTREAFLSGGAWALRKKLSEKDGEVWWWQDGPDWKDKYDKEWERWFKEEKGPWGGSEKRSEWFARMTGGYITLGKTKILSSAIEGSDKVERTVHSFRIPSFVEVDGVLMGIGDARYLTSTDYFFTDTVAKYSADGGKTWKTEVIIENGRVDPTYSRVVDPTVVAKADSVFVLVARYNVTKGYWHNENNAAGIADWEPFMYKGVVTKGADGKTSDVRISWTKTPLKPLYDFTVAGSKGTQFIGGAGNGVVTLNGTILFPVQARNEDNAVVSMVMYSVDDGVSWHFARGETALLTSEASLTEWNGKLLMSARTDTSSVNVEGGFRKVFESSNLGATWEESLGTISRVIGNSPDRTLYLLLLLCKCSTKRRRKIVPAVPGLACRKSCWQLVMVY, encoded by the coding sequence ATGGAGGAACTCCACCAACAAATGCACATGCCAATCTCGAGACTGCTATTGATTTTCACTGCAGTTTGTCACTGCTGCACTCTGACTTCCAAGGCTGCGGGCAAGGGGACGACGCGTGAGGCATTTCTGTCCGGCGGTGCGTGGGCTTTGAGAAAGAAGCTGAGCGAGAAGGATGGTGAAGTGTGGTGGTGGCAGGATGGACCCGATTGGAAGGATAAGTATGATAAGGAATGGGAGAGATGGttcaaagaagagaaaggtcCCTGGGGAGGGTCTGAGAAGCGTAGCGAATGGTTCGCTCGAATGACAGGTGGGTACATAACGCTCGGCAAAACGAAGATACTTTCATCTGCTATTGAGGGTAGTGATAAGGTAGAGCGCACTGTGCATTCCTTTCGTATTCCTTCGTTTGTTGAGGTTGATGGGGTGCTGATGGGTATTGGTGATGCCCGGTATCTTACCTCCACGGATTACTTCTTCACCGACACCGTTGCTAAATACAGTGCGGACGGGGGCAAAACATGGAAAACAGAGGTCATCATTGAAAATGGTCGCGTAGATCCCACATACTCTCGTGTTGTGGATCCTACTGTCGTTGCTAAGGCGGACAGTGTCTTTGTGCTTGTGGCAAGATACAATGTCACGAAGGGGTATTGGcacaacgaaaacaacgcAGCGGGTATAGCGGATTGGGAACCTTTCATGTACAAGGGTGTAGTGACTAAGGGTGCCGACGGTAAAACCAGTGATGTGCGGATCTCTTGGACAAAGACACCACTGAAACCCCTCTACGACTTCACTGTTGCAGGAAGCAAGGGCACGCAGTTCATTGGAGGAGCTGGTAACGGCGTTGTAACATTGAACGGTACAATATTGTTTCCGGTGCAGGCGAGGAATGAAGACAATGCCGTTGTAAGCATGGTTATGTACTCTGTTGACGATGGTGTGAGTTGGCATTTTGCCCGTGGTGAAACGGCGCTTCTCACATCGGAAGCTTCTCTTACTGAGTGGAATGGGAAACTGCTGATGAGCGCGCGGACAGACACTTCTAGCGTTAACGTAGAAGGTGGGTTCCGCAAGGTGTTCGAATCTAGCAACCTTGGGGCAACGTGGGAGGAATCACTCGGAACGATTTCCCGCGTAATTGGGAACTCACCGGACCGTACGCTCTATTTGCTCCTCCTGCTGTGCAAGTGTTCCACCAAAAGGCGTCGTAAGATCGTACCGGCGGTGCCGGGGCTGGCTTGCCGCAAAAGCTGCTGGCAACTCGTGATGGTGTACTAA
- a CDS encoding expression site-associated gene (ESAG) protein,putative: protein MSSISSASVLVLFNSVLILLCCVIGSGQRPSSPFTEPALKAGGVKVAIEEAALAPLVPALADEFERFMENITIPEQKVNGVSVEETFFRNVTVGSAKVQFWGSNKMVWNFFNVSATVPFTRFVYHSFWCYLYPCSGSAQAEIRNGSVELWLDVSAGRGGLLDIHVGGSAIGNDDPLITLIGEGKSKVPKWLGGRVKDMYDKYVLPKLGHHIMTAVNRILTNKTKEIFHMFPIVFVNSSKIEYGQMRLELVVLPDAADQLMLTEKVFPPRQPFPNWPVAVVSSFTALNNMLRLMIKRGHSVVRVPFPLRYVFSSKAAQRQLDRLCSGCASEATFELKTAPWLKSLNEKLVTVKFQDVEVAVDLLPRGGDPIPLFSMLMNVSAQAAHIALVDGVAHANFDSVDAEVSVTSSRIDGLDSSTMNTKIRDLINGMVLPLLNFKRYAFPAPFDLSGIHLNITSECGIAGVDLVRALGSLSILPHLR from the coding sequence ATGTCATCGATATCGAGCGCATCCGTTTTGGTGCTGTTCAATTCCGTTCTAATACTTCTGTGTTGTGTCATCGGCTCTGGGCAACGGCCTAGTAGTCCCTTTACGGAACCGGCACTCAAAGCAGGGGGCGTTAAGGTTGCCATTGAAGAGGCGGCTCTTGCGCCATTGGTACCAGCACTTGCGGATGAGTTCGAAAGGTTTATGGAGAATATCACCATTCCTGAGCAAAAGGTTAACGGTGTGAGTGTAGAAGAGACTTTTTTTCGTAACGTGACGGTCGGAAGCGCTAAAGTTCAATTTTGGGGATCAAATAAAATGGTTTGGAACTTTTTTAACGTGAGCGCTACTGTGCCGTTTACGCGGTTTGTATACCACTCGTTTTGGTGTTACCTGTATCCTTGCAGTGGGTCTGCACAGGCGGAAATACGCAACGGCAGTGTGGAACTGTGGCTCGACGTGTCCGCAGGAAGGGGGGGACTACTAGACATACATGTTGGGGGTTCGGCAATTGGCAATGATGACCCACTGATAACTCTCATCGGTGAAGGGAAATCGAAGGTGCCTAAGTGGCTTGGCGGGAGAGTTAAAGATATGTATGATAAGTATGTGCTTCCCAAGCTTGGGCATCATATAATGACCGCAGTGAATCGAATTTTaaccaacaaaacaaaggagaTATTCCATATGTTTCCAATTGTCTTTGTCAACAGTTCTAAAATTGAATATGGACAAATGAGACTCGAACTGGTCGTGCTTCCAGATGCCGCAGACCAATTAATGCTTACGGAGAAGGTTTTTCCCCCGCGGCAGCCTTTTCCAAACTggcctgttgctgttgtttcttcctttacgGCTTTGAATAATATGCTTCGTTTGATGATTAAAAGAGGCCACTCGGTGGTGCGTGTACCCTTTCCGCTGAGGTATGTTTTCTCCAGCAAGGCCGCTCAGCGTCAGTTGGACCGTCTTTGCTCTGGATGTGCCTCTGAGGCCACATTCGAACTAAAAACAGCCCCGTGGTTGAAGTCCCTAAATGAGAAACTGGTTACAGTTAAGTTTCAGGATGTTGAAGTTGCCGTGGACCTGCTGCCAAGGGGTGGTGACCCCATTCCCTTGTTTAGTATGTTAATGAATGTGTCTGCCCAGGCGGCGCATATCGCTCTCGTTGACGGTGTCGCCCATGCGAATTTTGATTCTGTTGATGCTGAAGTGAGCGTCACATCCTCACGTATTGATGGCCTGGACTCAAGTACAATGAACACAAAAATTCGTGATTTGATCAACGGGATGGTATTGCCGCTTCTAAACTTCAAGAGATATGCGTTTCCCGCTCCCTTCGACTTGTCTGGGATCCACCTTAATATTACAAGTGAATGCGGTATAGCGGGAGTTGACCTTGTACGCGCTCTTGGATCACTCAGTATACTCCCTCACCTCCGATGA